Sequence from the Pecten maximus chromosome 8, xPecMax1.1, whole genome shotgun sequence genome:
CTGTGAAAAAGTGATATATATTTCCAATCAAAATACAATTGGACATGATGGATTTCTTTGTCTgatttacatacacatacatatgcATAAACTTGTCATGTTGTACTTATTAGAGCCTCTTCAATAGAAATATTAAGAACTTTATCAGAGATCAATTCAGAAGCATGACAGTActattttataatttaacatCCAGAATTAGGAAGATGTTCTTTTATGATAACTGCATTATATTCTAATCTGCTTGTTATTTCAGAGAGAGGCGCAGCAATGAGCGAGACAGACTACCGATCAACTGCCTAACAGACAGAAGCCGTGACAGGGATAAAATTTTCCCTGCGGAACCTATCCGACCAGCAAGGTCCAGGTCACGTTCAAGGTCACCGCTCCAAAATGGACGTGTGGGCTCTGCAAAATCAGACAGTAGCTTTGAACGTAGATATGATGAGCGAGGTGGTTTAAAAATTAAGGAGGAAAGAAGGGATGAGGATATACTTCATGGAGAAAGAGACAAAATAAGGAATGAGTATATGTTGGGACCATCAATGCCAAACCACACTAATCCATTGGCAATGTTTGATCGCAGTCGTTTGTTTATGGGTGCATCCCCATTCCTGGCTGCTGATCGTGTGCCCTCACACCCAGCATTGTGGCAGTATGAAAAAAATGCTTTGGAGTTTAATCACCATCGCTTGCAGCTACAACAGGATATGGAACGTGAACGCGAGAGACTTATCCATCGCATTCCTTCACATGCGTCCTCTTTAGAGATGGAGCAGGAACGCATACGCAAGGAGGAGCTTCTTTTCCAGGATGAACGATTCCGTCGAGACTACCTCTCAAGTATGCCCATGTATGAACGTGAACGCCTAGCAGCATATGAACAGCAGTCGCGGTTGGCTGGTTTACGGACAGCAGAACTAGGAGCAGCTTCTCACTTTAATAGGACTCTGAGTCCAATGGTTAACCATGTTGGGGCACGGACTACTTTAAGCCCCATGGTGAACCACCTCGGTGCCAGAACAATGAGTCCAATGTTGAATCATGTGGGTGTTAAGGGGAGTTCTCCAGCGTGTGCTCCACCTCCCCTTATCCCATCGTCTAGTGCTGCTTCACATAGTCACTCCAACTCCCCAGCTGTGGCCAAGTCCAAGGGTCACCATGGCGACCCTGGCCTAGGGGATAAACGGGATACATACTCCAATTCCACAGACCCTGAATCCCACAGTAGGTAGTGAGATTCAGA
This genomic interval carries:
- the LOC117332502 gene encoding RNA-binding protein 25-like isoform X1, which gives rise to MSISLTPSLLGPGGPRSMLESSGHGGLIGQNAINMPPFPRPAAYSALPGGFSGFGGLGKKSLSPFRAPFSSGRDVTGVPGMTPPPHDWGNRLHRTPPSFPTPWPKQMEDREKEEREREKERDLEREREKEREKREYIGLDRRREDERERERRSNERDRLPINCLTDRSRDRDKIFPAEPIRPARSRSRSRSPLQNGRVGSAKSDSSFERRYDERGGLKIKEERRDEDILHGERDKIRNEYMLGPSMPNHTNPLAMFDRSRLFMGASPFLAADRVPSHPALWQYEKNALEFNHHRLQLQQDMERERERLIHRIPSHASSLEMEQERIRKEELLFQDERFRRDYLSSMPMYERERLAAYEQQSRLAGLRTAELGAASHFNRTLSPMVNHVGARTTLSPMVNHLGARTMSPMLNHVGVKGSSPACAPPPLIPSSSAASHSHSNSPAVAKSKGHHGDPGLGDKRDTYSNSTDPESHSR
- the LOC117332502 gene encoding RNA-binding protein 25-like isoform X2, which codes for MSISLTPSLLGPGGPRSMLESSGHGGLIGQNAIRAPFSSGRDVTGVPGMTPPPHDWGNRLHRTPPSFPTPWPKQMEDREKEEREREKERDLEREREKEREKREYIGLDRRREDERERERRSNERDRLPINCLTDRSRDRDKIFPAEPIRPARSRSRSRSPLQNGRVGSAKSDSSFERRYDERGGLKIKEERRDEDILHGERDKIRNEYMLGPSMPNHTNPLAMFDRSRLFMGASPFLAADRVPSHPALWQYEKNALEFNHHRLQLQQDMERERERLIHRIPSHASSLEMEQERIRKEELLFQDERFRRDYLSSMPMYERERLAAYEQQSRLAGLRTAELGAASHFNRTLSPMVNHVGARTTLSPMVNHLGARTMSPMLNHVGVKGSSPACAPPPLIPSSSAASHSHSNSPAVAKSKGHHGDPGLGDKRDTYSNSTDPESHSR